The DNA region CCACCTCCTCCTGAAAGGCTCCGACCGTGCAGATCCCCGCCCTCGCCGACGCCGAGGAACTCTCCTGCGACGTCCTGGTCGTCGGGGGCGGCACGGCCGGCACGATGGCCGCGCTCACCGCCGCCGAACACGGCTCCTCCGTCCTGCTGCTGGAGAAGGCGCACGTCCGCCACTCGGGCGCCCTCGCCATGGGCATGGACGGCGTCAACAACGCCGTGATCCCCGGCCGGGCCGAACCCGACGACTACGTCGCCGAGATCACCCGTGCCAACGACGGCATCGTCGACCAGTCCACCGTCCGGCAGACCGCCGAGCGCGGGTTCGGCATGGTGCAGCGGCTGGAGTCGTACGGGGTGAAGTTCGAGAAGGACGAGCACGGGGAGTACGCCGTCCGGCAGGTGCACCGCTCCGGCTCGTACGTACTGCCGATGCCCGAGGGCAAGGACGTCAAGAAGGTCCTCTACCGGCAGCTGCGGCGCCGGGAGATGCGGGAGCGGATCCGGATCGAGAACCGGGTGATGCCGGTCCGCATCCTCACCGGAGACGACGGCCGGGCGATCGGCGCCGCGGCCTTCAACACGCGTACCGGTGCGTTCGTCACCGTGCGCGCCGGAGCCGTCGTCCTCGCCACGGGACCGTGCGGGCGGCTCGGCCTGCCCGCTTCGGGATACCTCTACGGCACGTACGAGAACCCCACCAACGCGGGCGACGGTTACGCCATGGCGTACCACGCGGGGGCCGAGCTGACCGGCATCGAGTGCTTCCAGATCAACCCGCTGATCAAGGACTACAACGGGCCGGCCTGCGCCTACGTGGCCAATCCCTTCGGCGGCTACCAGGTGAACCGGCACGGCGAGCGGTTCGTCGACTCCGACTACTGGTCGGGGCAGATGATGGCGGAGTTCGCGGCGGAGGTCGCCTCGGACCGCGGACCGGTGTACCTGAAGCTGAGCCACCTGCCCGAGGAGTCCGTCAGCGCCCTGGAGAGCATCCTGCACACCACGGAACGGCCCACACGGGGCACGTTCCACGCGAACCGTGGCCACGACTACCGCACGCATGACATCGAGATGCACATCTCCGAGATCGGCCTGTGCGGCGGGCATTCGGCCTCCGGCGTCCGCGTCGACGACCGGGCCCGCACGACGGTGCCGCGCCTCTACGCGGCCGGGGACCTGGCGTGCGTCCCGCACAACTACATGATCGGCGCGTTCGTCTTCGGCGATCTCGCCGGCGCCGACGCCTCGCAGTACACCGCGTACGAGGGCGAACTGCCCGCGGAGCAGCTGCGCGAGGCCCACGAGCTGATCTACCGGCCGCTGCGCAACCGGGAGGGGCCGCCGCAGACCCAGGTCGAGTACAAGTTGCGCCGTTTCGTGAACGACTACGTGGCCCCGCCCAAGTCGGGGGCACGGCTCTCGCTCGCCCTGGAGTCCTTCGAGCGGATGCGCACGGACATCGCGGAGATGGGGGCGACTTCCGCGCACGAGCTGATGCGGTGCGCGGAGGTGAGCTTCATCCGGGACTGCGCGGAGATGGCGGCGCGCTCCTCGCTGGCCCGCACGGAGTCCCGCTGGGGGCTCTACCACGAGCGTACGGACCATCCCGAGCGCGACGACACGGACTGGTTCCACCACCTCGACCTGCGCAAGTCGGCCTCGGGCGCGATGGAGTTCACGGCGCGGCCGGTGGCGCCGTACCTCGTGCCGGTGGACGGTTTCGAGCCGGTCGGCGGGGCGTCCAGGGAACTGGGCGAGGTCGAGGCGGAACAGGTCGCGACGGCGGGAGCACGCGAGTCGGCCCCGTCCGGATCGACGGCGACCGTGCGCACCAGGGCCGCCGCCTCCGACCCCGCCGGCCCGTCCCCCCGCATCCTGGAACTCCTCGCGCTGGCCGAGGACCAGCCGGAGCTGCCCGACCTCGCCCCGTATCTGACCGACTCCGACCCGGCGGTCCGGCGGGCCGCCGTGGCCGCGCTCACCGAGTCGACCCCTGCGGGCGCGGGACCGGCGCTGGCGGCGACGCTCGCCGACCCGGCGCCGTCGGTGCGGGCGGCGGCCGCCGCCTCGCTGCGGGAGCTGGTCGAGGTACTGCCGGCCGAGCCGGCCCTCCGGGAACCGCTGGTGGCGGCCCTCGGCTCGGACGACCCGGTCGTCCGGGCCACGGCGCTGGACACCCTGCGGGCGCTGCGGCTGGGGGAGGCGGAGCTCTTCGCGGGCACGCTCGGCGATCCCGACATCGCCGTACGCCTCCACACGGTGAGCGCGCTGGTCTCGGTGGACGCGGCCGATCTGCTGGCCGAAGCGGTGACCGACCCGTCCCGCGAGGTCCGGGTGGCCGTCGCGAAGGGCCTCGGGGCCACGCGGTCCCCCCGCCCGGAACCGCTGACACCACTGCTCGAGGACCCGGACCCGCTGGTGCGGGCCGCAGCCCTGGCGGCGCTCGCCGCGACGGGATGCCCCGCGCCGTACGCCGTCCGGGCCACTGCGGCATTGACGGATCCGGCCTGGCAGGTCCGGGCAGGAGCGGCGGCGGCGCTCTCGTCTGCGGACCCGGTTCCGGCTGTCGCGGCGCTGGCCGGGGCGCTGGGAGACCCGAACGCCGACGTCCGGAAGGCGGCGGTCCTGGCGCTGCTGCACCACACGTCCCACGACGCCGCCCGGGAGGCCCTGGCCGGGGTGCTCACCGACCCGGACGCGGACGTGCGTGCCTATGCGGCCAGGGGTGCGGCGGTCAACGGGGCGTGAGGCGTTCGCACGTGCGGGGGACCCCATCTCGTTGCCTGCGGATACGCTGAACAGACCCGCGAGACTGCGTTCATGGGAGCACTGATGAGCATCGAACCCGAGGCCCCCCAGCCGCGGTGGGCGGTCCCGCCCGTGGGCGGCTGGACCGCCGATGACCTGGACACACTCCCGAATCTGCCTCCGCACACGGAGCTGATCGACGGGAGCCTCGTTTTCGTGAGTCCGCAGACCGTGTTCCATGAGCGTGCAATCGACTATCTCAAGTGGCAGTTGCAGTCGGTCGCGCCACTCGACCTGGAAGTCTTTCGCGAGTTCACCATCGACGTCGACTTCCAGAACCGGCCTGAACCCGATGTCGTCGTCGTCCGTGCGGACGCGGTCGAGAGCCTGCGGCAGACGCGGTTCCCCGCAGACAGTGTGGTGCTGGCCATCGAGGTCGTGTCCGACGAGTCCGTCACCCGTGACCGGGAGACCAAACCCGTGAAGTACGCGCGCGCGAGAATCCCTCACTACTGGCGGGTGGAGAACCAGGACGGCCGCACGGTCGTCTACGTCTTCGAGCTGGAACCCGCCACCGGCGTATACACATCCACCGGGATCTTCCACGATCAGATGAAGATCTCCGCGCCCTTTCCCCTCGATCTCGACCTGACCGCGATCGTCTCCCGCCGCCGGGCGGCGGACCCCCGGTAGGGACCCGCCCCAGCTCACTCGTACTCGGGCGGCTCCTCGTCCCAGCCGAACTCCGGGTCCGGTGTCCCGGCGGCGGGCTGAGCCGCCGGGGCCGGTGCCCGGGCCGGTGCGGGGACGCCCGCTTCCGGCGCTGCAGGCGGGGCGACCGTCTCCCGTGCGGGGGCAGCCGCTTCCGGGGCTGCGAGCGGGGCCGCGTCGCCCAGCCCCGCCAGCACCTCCAGCACCCCCTCGCCGTAGGTCGCCAGCTTCTTCTCGCCGAGTCCGCTGACCCCGCCCAGCTCTGCCAGGGAGCCGGGGCGCAGGACGGCGATCTCCCGCAGCGTCGCGTCGTGGAAGATCACGTACGCCGGGAGGCCCAGCTCCTTCGCCGTCGCCCCGCGCCAGGCACGCAGCGCCTCGAAGACCGGGACGGCCTCCGCCGGGAGGTCGGCCACCGCGGCGGCCGACTTCGCCTTGCGCTCGCCCGGGCCACCACCGGACCGGGTCGTCGGCCGCTTCGGCTCCTTGCGGAGCAGGACCTCGCGCTCCCGGCCGAGCACGGAACCGCTCTCCTCGGTCAGCACCAGCGTGCCGTACTCACCCTCGACCGCGAGCAGCCCCTGAGCCAGCAGCTGGCGCACCACGCCCCGCCACTCCGCCTCCGCGAGCTCCTCGCCGATACCGAAGACCGAGAGCTGGTCGTGGTCGAACTGGATGACCTTCGCGGTTTTGCGGCCCAGCAGGATGTCGATGATCTGCCCGGCGCCGAACTTCTGGTTGCGCTCCCGCTTCAGCCGGACGACGGTGGACAGCAGCTTCTGGGCGACCACCGTGCCGTCCCAGGTCTCGGGCGGGGTGAGGCAGGTGTCGCAGTTGCCGCAGCTCTCCGCGCCGGGTTCCTGGCCGAAGTACGTCAGGAGCTGGGCGCGGCGGCACTGCACGGTCTCGCAGAGCGCCAGCATCGAGTCGAGGTGCGAGGCCGCCCGGCGCCGGAACGCCTCGTCGCCCTCGCCGCCCTGGATCAGCTTGCGCTGCTGGACGACGTCCTGGAGCCCGTAGGCCATCCACGCCGTGGAAGGCGCCCCGTCACGGCCCGCACGGCCCGTCTCCTGGTAGTAGCCCTCGACGGACTTGGGCAGGTCGAGGTGGGCGACGAAGCGGACGTCGGGCTTGTCGATGCCCATGCCGAAGGCGATGGTCGCGACGACGACCAGGCCCTCCTCGCGGAGGAAGCGCGACTGGTGGGCGGCGCGCGTCGCGGCGTCCAGACCCGCGTGGTAGGGCACGGCCTCGATGCCGTTACGGCTGAGGTATTCGGCGGTCTTCTCCGTGGAGTTGCGCGAGAGGCAGTAGACGATGCCGGCGTCCCCCGGGTGCTCCTCCTTGAGGAACGTCAGCAGCTGCTTCTTCGGGTCGGACTTGCCCACGACGCGGTACTGGATGTTGGGCCGGTCGAAGCTGGCCACGAAGTGCCTGGCGTCGGGCATGCCCAGGCGCTGGGTGATCTCCCGGTGCGTGGCGTCGGTCGCCGTGGCCGTCAGCGCGATGCGTGGCACGTCGGGCCAGCGCTCGCCCAGGACGGAGAGGGCCAGGTAGTCGGGGCGGAAGTCGTGGCCCCACTGGGCGACGCAGTGCGCCTCGTCGATGGCGAAGACGGAGATCTCACCCCGGGCCAGGAGGGACAGGGTGGAGTCCAGGCGCAGCCGCTCGGGCGCCAGGTACAGCAGGTCGAGCTCGCCCGCCACGAACTGGGCCTCCATCGAGCGGCGCTCGTCGAAGTCCTGCGTGGAGTTCATGAAGCCCGCGCGGACACCGAGTGCCCTCAGAGCGTCCACCTGGTCCTGCATGAGGGCGATCAGCGGGGAGACCACCACGCCCGTCCCCGGCCTGACCAGGGCGGGGATCTGGTAGCAGAGCGACTTGCCGCCGCCGGTGGGCATGAGCACGACCGCGTCCCCGCCCTCGACGACATGCTCGATCACCGCGCCCTGCTCACCGCGGAACGCCTCGTACCCGAACACCTTGTGCAGGGTCTGCTGCGCGGCGCTCTCGGTCGTCACACTCATCGTTCCGCCCGTTCCGTTCCGTCCTGCACCCGTCCACAGCAACCATAGGCGCCTCCTACGACAACGCCGGACGGGCTTGACTTCCCAAGGCCCGTCCGGCGTGTGCACCGCTCCTCGCTCCGCCTACCGGACGAAGACCCCCGCCTGGCTCGCGAGGTCGAGGAAGTACTGCGGGGCGATGCCCAGCACCAGGGTGACGGCGACGCCGACCGCGATCGTGGTCATCGTGAGCGGGGACGGGACGGCGACCGTGGGGCCGTCCACCTTCGGTTCGCTGAAGAACATCAGGACGATGACCCGGATGTAGAAGAACGCGGCGATGGCCGACGAGATCACACCCACCACGACCAGCCCGGACGCGCCGCCGTCCGCCGCCGCCTTGAAGACGGCGAACTTGCCGGAGAAGCCCGAGGTGAGCGGGATGCCGGCGAAGGACAGCAGGAACACCGCGAACACCGCCGCGGTCAGCGGGGAGCGCCGGCCGAGCCCGGCCCACTTCGACAGATGTGTCGCCTCCCCGCCCGCGTCGCGCACCAGGGTGACGACGGCGAAGGCGCCGACGGTCACGAAGGAGTACACCGCGAGGTAGAAGAGGACCGACGAGATCCCTTCGGGGCTGGACGCGATGACGCCGGCGAGGATGAAGCCCGCGTGCGCGATGGAGGAGTAGGCCAGCAGCCGCTTGATGTCGGTCTGGGTGATCGCGACGATCGCACCACCCAGCATCGTGACGATCGCGACGCCCCACATGACGGGGCGCAGGTCCCAGGTGAGGCCCGGCAGCACCACGTACAGCAGGCGCAGCAGGGCGCCGAAGGCCGCGACCTTGGTGGCCGCCGCCATGAAGCCGGTGACCGGGGTGGGGGCGCCCTGGTAGACGTCCGGGGTCCACATGTGGAACGGGACCGCACCGACCTTGAAGAGCAGACCCATGAGGATCATCGCCCCGCCGATCAGCAGCAGCGCGTCGTTGCCCATGGTGTCGGCGAGTGCCGGGTCGATCTGCTGGACCGTGCCGTCGACCACGTTGGCGATGCCGGCGTACGAGACGGAGCCCGCGTAGCCGTAGAGGAGGGCGATCCCGAAGAGGAGGAAGGCCGAGGAGAACGAGCCGAGCAGGAAGTACTTCACCGCCGACTCCTGCGACATCAGCCGCTTGCGGCGGGCGATGGCGCACAGCAGGTAGAGCGGGAGGGAGAAGACCTCCAGGGCGACGAAGAGCGTCAGCAGGTCGTTGGCCGCGGGGAAGACGAGCATGCCCGCCACGGAGAAGAGGACCAGCGGGAAGACCTCGGTCGTGGTGAAGCCGGCCTTGACCGCCGCCTTCTCGCTGTCGCTCCCCGGGACCGACCCCGCCTGGGCGGCGAAGGAGTCCACGCGGTTGCCGTGCGAGGCCGGGTCCAGGCGCCGCTCGGCGAACGTGAAGACCGAGACCATGGAGACCAGCAGGATGGTGCCCTGCAGGAAGAGGGCCGGACCGTCGACCGCGACGGCACCCATCGCGGCGATGTGCGCGTTCTTCGTGGCGTACCCGTCGGCGGCCAGGCCCACCACCGCGGCGAACGCGGCGGCGAGGGCGACGACGGTCAGGAACACCTGCGTGGTGTACCGCGCCCGGCGTGGGACGAAGGCCTCCACCAGGACGCCCAGGACGGCGACGCCGACCACGATCAGGACGGGCGCCAGTTGGGCGTACTCGATGGTCGGTGCGGTGAACGTGTCGCCCGGGGCGGCCGAGGTCACCCCGCCCGCCGTCGTCCACAGGCTGTGGACAGCTGTTGCGCTCACTTGGCGGCCTCCACCTCGGGCTGGGGGTCCTTCTTCTGTACGTCGTGCATGGTGTGCCGCACCGCCGGGTCGACGACCTCGGTGAGGGGCTTCGGGAAGACACCCAGGAAGATCAGCAGCGCGATCAGCGGCAGGGCCACGGCCAGCTCACGGACCCTGAGGTCGGGCATACCCCTCACCCCCTCCCTGACCGGTCCCGTCATCGTCCGCTGGTAGAGGACCAGGACGTAGAGCGCGGCGAGGACGATGCCCACGGTGGCGATGATCCCGACCGCCGGGTAGGCGCTGAAGGCGCCCACCAGGACGAGGAACTCACTGACGAACGGGGCGAGTCCGGGCAGTGACAGGGTGGCCAGGCCGCCGATCAGGAAGGTCCCCGCCAGCACGGGCGCCACCTTCTGCACCCCGCCGTAGTCGGCGATGAGCCGCGAACCGCGGCGGGTGATCAGGAATCCGGCGACGAGCATCAGCGCGGCCGTCGAGATCCCGTGGTTGACCATGTAGAGCGTGGCACCGGACTGGCCCTGGCTGGTCATCGCGAAGATGCCGAGCACGATGAATCCGAAGTGCGAGATCGACGCGTAAGCGATGAGCCGCTTGATGTCGCGCTGGCCGACGGCGAGCAGCGCCCCGTAGATGATGGAGATCAGCGCCAGTACGAGGATCACCGGCGTCGCCCACTTGCTGGCCTCCGGGAACAGCTGGAGGCAGAAGCGGAGCATCGCGAAGGTGCCGACCTTGTCGACGACCGCGGTGAGCAGGACGGCCACCGGGGTGGTCGCCTCCCCCATGGCGTTGGGCAGCCAGGTGTGCAGCGGCCACAGCGGGGCCTTCACCGCGAAGGCGAAGAAGAATCCGAGGAACAGCCACCGCTCCGTGCCGGTCGCCATCTCCAGCGAGCCGTTGGCGCGGGCCTCGGCGATCTCCGAGAGCGAGAAGCTCCCCGCGACGACGTAGAGCCCGATGACGGCGGCCAGCATGATGAGGCCGCCGGCCAGGTTGTAGAGGAGGAACTTCACGGCCGCGTAGCTGCGCTGCGCCGCCGCGTTCTCGTCGCTGCCCGAGTGCGCCCGGTCCCCGAAGCCGCCGATGAGGAAGTACATCGGGATGAGCATGGCTTCGAAGAGGATGTAGAAGAGGAAGACGTCGGTGGCCACGAAGGAGAGGACCACCATCGCCTCCACCATCAGGATCAGGGCGAAGAAGCCCTGGGTGGGACGCCAGCGCGAGGACGAGGTCTCCAGGGGGTCGGCGTCGTGCCAGCCGGCCAGGACGACGAAGGGGATCAGCAGCGCGGTGAGCGCGAGGAGCGCCACCCCGATGCCGTCGACGCCCAGTTCGTACCGGACGCCGAAGTCCTTGATCCAGGCGTGCGATTCGGTGAGCTGGTAGCGGTCGCCGCCCGGTTCGAAGCGGGCGAACACGATGCCGGTCAGGACGAGCGTGGCCAGCGAGACGGCCAGCGCGAGCCATTTGGCCGCGGTGCGCCGTGCGGCCGGGACGGCGGCGGTGGCGATCGCGCCGATCGCCGGGAGCGCCGCCGTCACGGTCAGGAGGGGAAACGACATGGGATCAGACCGCCCTCATCAGCAGGGTGGCGGC from Streptomyces sp. B1I3 includes:
- a CDS encoding Uma2 family endonuclease; translation: MSIEPEAPQPRWAVPPVGGWTADDLDTLPNLPPHTELIDGSLVFVSPQTVFHERAIDYLKWQLQSVAPLDLEVFREFTIDVDFQNRPEPDVVVVRADAVESLRQTRFPADSVVLAIEVVSDESVTRDRETKPVKYARARIPHYWRVENQDGRTVVYVFELEPATGVYTSTGIFHDQMKISAPFPLDLDLTAIVSRRRAADPR
- the recQ gene encoding DNA helicase RecQ, with amino-acid sequence MSVTTESAAQQTLHKVFGYEAFRGEQGAVIEHVVEGGDAVVLMPTGGGKSLCYQIPALVRPGTGVVVSPLIALMQDQVDALRALGVRAGFMNSTQDFDERRSMEAQFVAGELDLLYLAPERLRLDSTLSLLARGEISVFAIDEAHCVAQWGHDFRPDYLALSVLGERWPDVPRIALTATATDATHREITQRLGMPDARHFVASFDRPNIQYRVVGKSDPKKQLLTFLKEEHPGDAGIVYCLSRNSTEKTAEYLSRNGIEAVPYHAGLDAATRAAHQSRFLREEGLVVVATIAFGMGIDKPDVRFVAHLDLPKSVEGYYQETGRAGRDGAPSTAWMAYGLQDVVQQRKLIQGGEGDEAFRRRAASHLDSMLALCETVQCRRAQLLTYFGQEPGAESCGNCDTCLTPPETWDGTVVAQKLLSTVVRLKRERNQKFGAGQIIDILLGRKTAKVIQFDHDQLSVFGIGEELAEAEWRGVVRQLLAQGLLAVEGEYGTLVLTEESGSVLGREREVLLRKEPKRPTTRSGGGPGERKAKSAAAVADLPAEAVPVFEALRAWRGATAKELGLPAYVIFHDATLREIAVLRPGSLAELGGVSGLGEKKLATYGEGVLEVLAGLGDAAPLAAPEAAAPARETVAPPAAPEAGVPAPARAPAPAAQPAAGTPDPEFGWDEEPPEYE
- the nuoN gene encoding NADH-quinone oxidoreductase subunit NuoN, coding for MSATAVHSLWTTAGGVTSAAPGDTFTAPTIEYAQLAPVLIVVGVAVLGVLVEAFVPRRARYTTQVFLTVVALAAAFAAVVGLAADGYATKNAHIAAMGAVAVDGPALFLQGTILLVSMVSVFTFAERRLDPASHGNRVDSFAAQAGSVPGSDSEKAAVKAGFTTTEVFPLVLFSVAGMLVFPAANDLLTLFVALEVFSLPLYLLCAIARRKRLMSQESAVKYFLLGSFSSAFLLFGIALLYGYAGSVSYAGIANVVDGTVQQIDPALADTMGNDALLLIGGAMILMGLLFKVGAVPFHMWTPDVYQGAPTPVTGFMAAATKVAAFGALLRLLYVVLPGLTWDLRPVMWGVAIVTMLGGAIVAITQTDIKRLLAYSSIAHAGFILAGVIASSPEGISSVLFYLAVYSFVTVGAFAVVTLVRDAGGEATHLSKWAGLGRRSPLTAAVFAVFLLSFAGIPLTSGFSGKFAVFKAAADGGASGLVVVGVISSAIAAFFYIRVIVLMFFSEPKVDGPTVAVPSPLTMTTIAVGVAVTLVLGIAPQYFLDLASQAGVFVR
- a CDS encoding fumarate reductase/succinate dehydrogenase flavoprotein subunit yields the protein MQIPALADAEELSCDVLVVGGGTAGTMAALTAAEHGSSVLLLEKAHVRHSGALAMGMDGVNNAVIPGRAEPDDYVAEITRANDGIVDQSTVRQTAERGFGMVQRLESYGVKFEKDEHGEYAVRQVHRSGSYVLPMPEGKDVKKVLYRQLRRREMRERIRIENRVMPVRILTGDDGRAIGAAAFNTRTGAFVTVRAGAVVLATGPCGRLGLPASGYLYGTYENPTNAGDGYAMAYHAGAELTGIECFQINPLIKDYNGPACAYVANPFGGYQVNRHGERFVDSDYWSGQMMAEFAAEVASDRGPVYLKLSHLPEESVSALESILHTTERPTRGTFHANRGHDYRTHDIEMHISEIGLCGGHSASGVRVDDRARTTVPRLYAAGDLACVPHNYMIGAFVFGDLAGADASQYTAYEGELPAEQLREAHELIYRPLRNREGPPQTQVEYKLRRFVNDYVAPPKSGARLSLALESFERMRTDIAEMGATSAHELMRCAEVSFIRDCAEMAARSSLARTESRWGLYHERTDHPERDDTDWFHHLDLRKSASGAMEFTARPVAPYLVPVDGFEPVGGASRELGEVEAEQVATAGARESAPSGSTATVRTRAAASDPAGPSPRILELLALAEDQPELPDLAPYLTDSDPAVRRAAVAALTESTPAGAGPALAATLADPAPSVRAAAAASLRELVEVLPAEPALREPLVAALGSDDPVVRATALDTLRALRLGEAELFAGTLGDPDIAVRLHTVSALVSVDAADLLAEAVTDPSREVRVAVAKGLGATRSPRPEPLTPLLEDPDPLVRAAALAALAATGCPAPYAVRATAALTDPAWQVRAGAAAALSSADPVPAVAALAGALGDPNADVRKAAVLALLHHTSHDAAREALAGVLTDPDADVRAYAARGAAVNGA
- a CDS encoding NADH-quinone oxidoreductase subunit M, whose translation is MSFPLLTVTAALPAIGAIATAAVPAARRTAAKWLALAVSLATLVLTGIVFARFEPGGDRYQLTESHAWIKDFGVRYELGVDGIGVALLALTALLIPFVVLAGWHDADPLETSSSRWRPTQGFFALILMVEAMVVLSFVATDVFLFYILFEAMLIPMYFLIGGFGDRAHSGSDENAAAQRSYAAVKFLLYNLAGGLIMLAAVIGLYVVAGSFSLSEIAEARANGSLEMATGTERWLFLGFFFAFAVKAPLWPLHTWLPNAMGEATTPVAVLLTAVVDKVGTFAMLRFCLQLFPEASKWATPVILVLALISIIYGALLAVGQRDIKRLIAYASISHFGFIVLGIFAMTSQGQSGATLYMVNHGISTAALMLVAGFLITRRGSRLIADYGGVQKVAPVLAGTFLIGGLATLSLPGLAPFVSEFLVLVGAFSAYPAVGIIATVGIVLAALYVLVLYQRTMTGPVREGVRGMPDLRVRELAVALPLIALLIFLGVFPKPLTEVVDPAVRHTMHDVQKKDPQPEVEAAK